Part of the Prionailurus bengalensis isolate Pbe53 chromosome B3, Fcat_Pben_1.1_paternal_pri, whole genome shotgun sequence genome is shown below.
GATTAGAGCCTTTCTAGTGTGTATGTGAAATGGTGTCTTAAtggggttttaatttgcatttccctaacagttaatgatgttgagcatcttttaatttgtttattatttaatatctattttggagagaggcctactaattttttttttgccaattttactATTCTATATATCTTTTggttgttgatttctaatttgattgCATTTtagtcagagaacatactttttaAAGGTGCTAATCTTGAAATTTTTTGAGATTCACTGTATGACTTACCTaggagaacatttttcttttgatttaatttcatttttaattatgtaaaaacaTTTACAGGATTTCAGTGTCAAAACTGTAAAATAGGACATATTCAGAAAAATCTAACTCGTATCCTTGTCCCTtgccctgttttctctttctctataagaaaccatttttacttttttggtttaccattgaaaatatttctataattctttataaaatatatatttatttttataaatattaaataaatatataatatattaaataatattaaataatattaaaaatatttaattataatatattaaataatattaaataaataaatatatatatatttatatatatatataaacccaaCATAtatatccccattttaaaataaaaattaacatcctGGACACATTCTTTTCCAActtaattgttttcatttaactTATACCTTGTAGATTCCCCCAGAGCCCTTATTTGGAGATATTCCTCACGAATTTTTATAGTTACTTAATGTTCcataatgtataatttatacagtttttttctgattttcatttaagtattttttaattttttgctatttaaaaCAATGCTGCAACAAATTCATGggttattttgcatttttgtacaTGTATTGTTAAGATAGAATTAGGATCATTGGGTCAGAAGTTAGCATTATATATTTCGTAGATATTGCCAAGATGTAACACCATTTTGTATTCTTATCAGTAGTGCATATGAGAGCCCTTTTATGTATATCTTTACCAGTAAGGTATATTATTGAATATTGAAGTCAGATATTTTATATCTTAAGATCAAAATTGGTATTTCAGCTTAGTTTTAAGCTGTGTGTATCTTAACATGAAAGagcttgaacattttttttttagagtttatttatttagtgagagagggagaaagagagagaatcccaaccaggctctatactgtcagtgcagaacctgatgggggctcaaactcatgaatctagagatcgtgacctgagctgaaatcaagagtcaggtgcttaagtgactaagccacccaaccccgagaacttgattttttttaaatgtatttaaccCATTTTTATCTCTTTACATATCAATTGTAAATTAATatgttttacctatttttttgtttgctggtgtgtttttagaagttctttataattACAGCTGTTATTCTTTGCCATGTGAGTTGTAAATACTTTCTCCTGATATCATATTTATCTTCTCTACTTTGTTCATGGTTTTATCatgcatttaaaacattaatttgattTAGTTAACATTATCAATCTTTATCATATTCATGGATTACAAACAAATTAtaactcatgttttcttttaatatttgtgtagttaaaaaaatatttctgcttcAGTTTATTTAGAAATTGTCCTGGCATGTGGCATGAAGAATAGGTCCAATATATCTTTTCCCAAATTACTATCCAGTTATTCCACCATCACATTAATAGGtccttcttttctccactgatttgAGATACTGCCATTATCATGTGctcattttcttatgttttcaacCTGCTTATGgaatttctattctcttttttcccccctgtggtaaacattattttaattctcttatcATATGACTCTCCTTATTTATTAAGCTACAATTTGAAAAACTGCAttctttttgtattatatttaatcTTCAATTGTAGCGTGGTTCAGTGATTCTTGCTGGAGTGTGAAGCTCTTTATCAGAATAATTTtccaagctttttaaaaatttatactcCCTCTACTTCTATCTTGACTTTTTGACATGTGTTCCTAGAATGGTAGGTTGTATGAGCATGAATACACACTtgcacatacatgtacacacttACACTTACAACTACAATGTCCCCCAAATGAGCATCTGTTAAGATTGGTTTATATCATATCCCTCAAGTATGTCAGGATAAGATAAAGGTTGAGAACTTTTGGCCTGTTAATATATAGGCTTTATATAATAATGTTAATAGTACCTGATACTTATGGGATCCTGATAATATGCCACAAAATGTGCTATTTATCtgatataaatcaataaatttattgatttattaaaaaatttataaatagcACACTGATATGCACTATTTATCTTATATGCAATGATATCtgatataaaatagatttatatcTATTGTCTTATTATCCCTCATAATAACCATATATATAGGTATTATTACCCTCCTGTTGCACAtgtggaaactgaagcttagacaAGCTAATGCCCAGTCACGATTACTAATGCAGAAGTAGAGTTGGACCCATCTCTTTTTGACTTCAAAGTCTGTGTTTCTAAAAGTTAACCATGGAAAATGATGTGAATGGATCAAACTGATATACTTTGTGCCAACACGTTGAAAGAACTTGGATCTTTCTAAATGCCTTTTACTGCTTGTGATATCTTGTAAGCTACAAGATATCAAGTGCCTGTAAGGCAAATTTTACATTGTCAGACTTACTCTTTCTGTCACTTTTGAtaatgatctcatggatcatgggttATTCTGGTGATTGCAGACGAACTATAGACTGTTGCAGTGTGAAGAGTTTCTTTTCTAAACCTCTTAAAAGTTAGCTCatagcaatgggtgttgtatggaaaccaatttgacaataaatttcatatatttaaaaagaaaaaaattagctcaTAAATATCCTTATCACTAAGCATGTTTTTTGAGTTAGGTGTATGGAAGTTGCTTCCTTGATGTTTTTAGGGAAAAtgagtcaaataaaaatataaaaatattataagccAGGCTaatttctgtgtttccatctatTATGCTCAGAACTACTCAGCCACAGAAGTGTACAAATTTGGACATATTTATGCCATTGTTCTGAGAATTagataatattttgaaagcatattaactttgtatctgtatccaaaagtataaaatacaaatttgtcAAAGGATAAATTGAGGCAATTTATGTGAAAGTTCTTTGACATTTactaagaaatggaaagtaaGATTTTCATGAGCTTTACCAAGTACTTCACCAACTTTATTTTATGTCATTATCTTAGTTTAGCCTTAAAGTTAGGAGATATCTAAAATTTTACACTAGAATTCACATTCCATTTACTCAGTCGTCTCATTGCAGTCTTCATGTCTTTGTTCCTCAGTGTGTATATAATCGGGTTCAAGAGAGGAGTGACCACAGAATAAAACACAGCAAGGGATTTATCTAGTGACTTGATGGGGAATGGCCAGGCATAAATGAAGATACATGGtccaaagaacaaaagaactacTGTGATGTGAGCAGTCAGAGTGGACAGAGCCTTGGACGACTTGTCTGAAGGGCGTTGCTGGATGGTTACCAGGATGATAGCATAGGAGATgattaggaaaacaaaagaacacacagTGAGCACACCACTGTTAGCAATGACCATGACATCCAATCTATAGGTGTCTATACAAGCAAGTTTGATAACCCTAGGTAGGTCGCAGTAAAAGCTATCAACCTCATTGGGACCACAGAAAGGTAAGTTTACTGCAAAAGCCAACTGGCTCACTGAATGGAGAAAGCCAGTTCCCCATGCAGCAGTCACAATGCCAAAACATACATGGTCACACATAACTGTAGAGTAGCGAAGAGGTTTACAGATTGCTACATATCTGTCAAAGGCCATGGCTATAAGGATCACCAACTCACTCCCACCAAAAAAGTGAACGAGAAATATCTGAGCAAGGCAACCCTTGAAAGAGATGACTTTGCGTTTACTGAAAAAGTCAGCAATCATCTTGGGGGCTGTGACGGAAGACAGACATAGGTCAATGAGTGAGAGGTTAGCCAGCAGGAAGTACATGGGAGAGTGAAGATGGGAGTCAGAAGCCACAGTTATGACAATAAGAAGGTTTCCAAACACAATTCCcacatagaatataaaaaaaacaccAGTAGGAATATCTGGAATTCCTGAGAATTGGAGAGTCCCAGAAAAATGAACTCAGTCACCATGGAgtaatttgtgttatttattgattcattccaGGAAAGAGCCTCTGTAGTCACCTTAGAGAATAGAGTAAGAAGAAAGTCAGAATTATTATATTCAAATTCAAAGCCTCATTTTGTGTCATTCTGCTTACTCATATAATGTCTATCTATGGTTTATTACATAAATGCATACAATCTAAACCCACCATTTTactccacacccctcccctgaCTGTGCCTTATAGTCCAGTTATTCAAGTCTTCTCAGTATTTGCACTTATGCTAGgcttatttctaataaaattccTTTGTTCATGTGACCTTCTGTGCCAGATTAAGTCTATATCACCATCATATGTTTATCTCCTTTTCCTTTGAACTCCAAAACAGTATCTTAGCTATTAAGTACATACTTATATGATCTTTATATTTGCAAGGACTTTTCGTGgcatacatttttgaaaaagtattcTTAGTGGTTTTGTAGCCCATCACAATCATTTTATGTACAGTTGTTGGAAACCTCTTTATGAAACTAAGACAAATCCTCATTCACAATTTTGCTCTGTGAGGCAATTTATAGTGTATACATTTTGAATGTAGTCTGTGGACCTTGGACTTACTCTTTAAGacttatttttaccatttttacaaCTGTAGATACTAATTATATTCACTTCTTATGGTTATAATGAATTTCAAATGAAGTATTAAATGTAAAGTGTTTTGCATAGTGTTTGTATTTAGTAAGTACAAAATGAATTTGGATAATTAATAGTAGTAATATTTGTTGCCTTCGATTCACAGAGAAACCCCATTTCCCTGGTAATAATTTACAAATTTTACTTGACTTCTAGAAATAACATAGATGTTATTGTTCATCTTGTTCATAACAAGATGATTGAATTTCAGTTCCCTGCATCCTTttgttttcccatctttaaaacaaatgcaCTGCatcaaaaattctcaaaattgcCACTAGTCTAGTACTCTGTGGGGCATGAGTGAGGGACacaattccaaaataattttcatagttTCTCAGAAGCTTGGATAGAAACATGAAAGCTAAGACAGATGTAGAAATTCAATCTTAGGAGAAGTTTAAATAAATGAGGATTCTAAAAAAGAAGGTCAGAATTATAAGGCCTTATAGAGAATGGAATTTATACTTATCGTTTAGTGATACCAACATGCTTAGAAGAAAAGGagtccaaaataaaattaaagatgaaaaatggaagaaaaataaaatagcagaaaataaaaggataaaagaaaggTAATTTAGAGGTGAAATTAAAAGtgtggaaaatgcaaaaaaaaaattgcatgagGGAAAATGTGAAGGGGTTTAATAGGagataaaattgaaaaaggaTTCTGGAATGCCTGCTAAGGGATTTGTGTTTTATTATGAAGACAGTGAAGAACTATTAAAGCATGATGTGCAATTGTTtaatacatttctaataaatagTGAATAGTCAATACATGATAGCCATTATTAAGGTAGTAAAAACAGGATATTTGTCAACAGGATGtgggagattaaaaaaaggaGTATATAAATGATTCTATTCTGAATAATTGTGGAAATTTGTGGGTGCTAGGGAGGCATGAAAGTATAGCGGGTTAATCTTACCAAATTTCTTGGGGGAGTAGAAGTATTTGTTTTCACTACTTCTCCCATCACAGTTATTCTGTAGCCCTTGGAAATTACACTTTTCTTGTCATTATCCCAAATCCCATTCCTTAGCCCTATCCACTAATGCTTCATATTACTGTTTTCAAAGTCCTATAAAAACTTAcgaattataattttatttccaagtAAAAAGAGAAGTCTAATAGTAAAACAAGACACAAACACACCTTTCCCATCTGCTTAGCACAGTAACAAATACAATCATACTAATCATTGACAATCAAGTGGATGGGATTCCTGTTGTGATGTGACTGGTTAGGATGTTTCTTAAGAATCAAagtatgttacttttttttttttttaaagttcgtttatttatttcaagagagagagcacacacaagccgggaggggcagagagagagggagagagaaacccaagcaggctctgtgctgtcagcacagaacccaatgcagggcccgaatgcatgacccatgagatccccacctgagctgaaaccaagagtctgacgcttaagtgattgagccacccaggtgcccttcaaagTATTCAATTTAGAATTGAACTTAGATATTAACTTACATGCAACCATTTCATTTCACTTAGAGGACAAACTCAATACTTTTATCTCCATAAGAAATATATCAAGGGTGATAGTTGACAAAAGGGTTCTCTTTTGCAGTGAAAAGACTTTCTACCATGGTAACAAGAATTCATATGTTATTCTTCAGCAAAAGGAATTTCTcagttaaaacatttcatttcttgAGTATATTACTGAGGAGTGAATGAATATAGAGGATTCTCATTTACAGGGGATACTTCATGAACGTAATCCTTTCAAAGATCATACCTGGTTCTTCAAAAATGGTGCAAGGGGTTTTAGAAGGATTATGTTAATTCTAACTGAAACATTAAGTTTAGGTTTATTGAAGGAGTTTTCCAGAATCTTATACGTTGGCTATAGTAATCATGAAGAGCCAGCTACAAATGAACAATAAAATCTTTCCCTATGTACTAGATTAAACTTAAAATTCAAACTTTAGGGTATTATGTTTGTCCTAAATGTCTTTTAccgttttttaaagaaaaatacctaaaatctttattttataagtttcatTGAGATTGAAGTCAGAAGACTTTGGGGTTCTAGTACAAATTTACTGTGTGACTTTAGCATGTCATTCAAAATATCCAAGCCTTAgttttcctgtttaaaaatgAGCTTATTGGATCAAAagctttctaaaacaaaattctacAGCTCTAAGAGTATGATTTGTACCTTCATGTGGAAGAAATATCCAAAATCAAATTTCATTGCGGttgcgggagggagggagggaaataagTGAGTAAGAGAACAATGAATCTGGGCTTTACGGGAAAAAGGATGCTTAAATAGAGATGAAAGAATATATTAGCCTGGAAGATACAGGGGAAGGACTCAACACTCATAACATTTGTATAACATATACTAGGTTGTTTAACACAACAAGGGCAATGCTTGTTAATATTTATACTAACTCTTGTTAAGTATTTAAACTGACCTCACaaaatccttccatttttcttGAAGATACATGCATAATTAAATTCTGCCAAATGGGCTCTTACTGATAATAGAAGCATCTCATTGTCAATAAAATTCTACACTTTTGTTAGTTCTGCTAATATActtcattttcatcattccaCCTACCTCCTTCATAACTGGAAGAGACTATTGCAAAAAAGAGTacagattttccttttatttgcacTTTCTCTTGAAGCATAAAATTTCAAGAGCATAAAGTCTGTATGAATTGTCCTCCTTAGTAAACCACACAGTGAAGAGCCATTTATGGAGGTGTGAGCAGGTGTGAGGAAATCTGGAAATAGCTAGCCTGAACTTTGAGTACGGAGACTCTTATAGGCTCTCAGATTTTCCCTTGAGGAAACACACAGAATTTTCTGGAGTCAGGAGCTGTTGTCACAATTTCTTGGCTCATTTAGGTATTTTAAATATCTCACTAAATctaaaggtgatttttttctctgtgcaaATGAAACTTTATTTCCTTGTATCTATATTTACCTAAACTCTTTTTTAAtagaagtataattgacacacaatgttatattagtttcaggtgtaaaacacattgatttgacaattatgtacattactcagtgctcaccatgctAACTTCAGTCACAGTCTGTCATCACAACgttattacaatgttattgactttattccctatgctatacttttcatctctgtgacttatttattttgtaactggaagtttgtacatctcaatcccctttatctattttccccattccccctccaatctcccctctgacaaccaccagtttttttcttgtatttaagactatgtttttgtttgttttgtgttttagattccacatataagtgaaatcatacagtgtttgtctttctctgttaaaGGTGACTTTTTAATAGAATCTAGTTGAAACCAGTAAGATAGTTCTGTAATTAAAATccagatggaactagagggtgttttgctaagtgaaataagtcagtcatagaaagacagatattatatgttttcactcatatgtggaacttgagaaacttaacagaagaccatgggggatgggaaggggaagaagtagtttcaaacagagagggaggcaaaccataagagactctttttttaaatttatttttatttttatttatttttttattatatgaaatttattgtcaaattggtttccatacaacacccagtgctcatcccaaaaaatgccctcttcaatgcccatcacctaccctcccctccctcccaccccccatcaaccctcagtttgttttcagtttttaagagtctcttatgctttggctctctcttctgctctagcctcttttttttcttttttgtccttcccctcccccatgggtttctgttaagtttcacaggatccacataagagtgaaaacatatggtatctatctttctctgtatggcttatttcacttagcatcacactctccagttccatccacattgctacaaagggccgtatttcattttttctcattgccacgtagtactccattgtgtctataaaccacaatttctttatccattcatcagtttatggacatttaggctctttccacaatttgtgctgcaataaacattggggtacaagtgcccctatgcatcagtactcctgtatcccttgggtaaattcctagcagtggtactgctgggtcatagggtaggtctatttttaattttttgaggaacctccacactgttttccagagaagctgcaccagtttgcattcccaccaacagtgcaagagaaggagaccaaagcaggaggcatcacaatcccatcACACTCCCACatctttagcctctactacaaagctgtaatcatcaagacagcatggtattggcacaaatacagacacatagaccaatggaagagaatagaaaccccagaactagacccacagaagtatggccaactaatctttgacaaagcaggaaagattatctgatggaaaaaagacaatctgtttaacaaatggtgctgggagaactggacagcaacatgcagaagaatgaaactagaccactttcttacaccattcacaaaaattaactcaaaagggatgtggaaataagagactcttaaatacagagaacaaactgaggattgatgggggagaggggaaaatgggtgatgggcattgaggagaacacttgttgggattagcactgggtgttgtatgtaagcgatacatcatgggaatctatccccagaaccaagagcacactgtatagaCACTATATTAGCcaacttggcaataaattatttaaaaaaaagtattattggattttaaaatataaaaaaatccagaTGGATTAAGAATACAATAAATAGTAATGCTTTAGTTGTTATAAAAAGAGGGTAGCTTATGACATTTATGACCAATTTTggataaaatataggaaaaatactTTGACCAATAGTAAGAAAATCTCATTCATTATTCATCATTTTATTGAACAGCTTTACTTACAATGCAGAAGTTACAACTGGGCTGAGTCACCACAATTAATGTTTcttaagtcagtcatagaaataCATCCAAgtgatttctctcttttgctccttGACCCATCTGACTTTCCAAGTTTTACTtggaaaagtaaagtaaaagtaaagatGTCAATCATCTTCTCTGTCCTGAGTACTCCGGCTTAACAGGTACATTAAATAAGCTGAGATCTAAGTTGGGTGCCTTTCTTTAGGTAATAACATCctcaaaatacttttataattgTGGATACTCTTTTAGGGTAAATCAAGAAATGCTTTGAGGAAGACTGCAAGAACAATAGaaattttctctggaaaaaaaggGACCATAGACAATTTTTGCATAATGCAAAATACTAGAATctgtttttaaagtaacattGTACAAAATACATTGACAAAGGCTGAAAACAATTCTTAAGAGTTGTAACATAGTGTTGCCTTCCTACTTATCTAACTTAAAGTACAATTAGGATGAAAattgtttctttcttgatttttaatgtcTGCTGGTTTGTATAAACTCATATTTTATCCATTGGATCCACATAATTTCcataagaaatattaattttcagtGATGCTTATTATCAGTATGAAGATACTGATAAATAAAGCTAAATCATAtgttcatgtatatatttatatatagataaaaaCTACATGAAAATTGAATGTAGTCATTGATGATAACTACAAATTTAGGTTTATTGGTTAGGTAGGAATATATAACACTTTAGtttttataattaacaaaaattactGCAATTCTATTTGAAAGTGAAGTTCTTTGATTCAATACCTCTTTTTATGTAGACTTCTCAGTTTTCTGTAGGCATTAATGAAAGTGTACATATTCCATGGTGTTCATGGTGGTCCATGACATTCATCTTTTGTTCTTACCAATGAAATCTGTTATGACATCTCTCTAGAACTTACAACTTGTCGACTCAGCCTTCTCATTGCTGCCTTCATATCTCTGTTCCTTAAAGTATAGATGGCAGGATTTAAGACAGGAGTGATGACAAAGTCCACAATGGCAAAAAATGTATCCATTGACTTGGTAGGAAAAGGCCACACATAGAGAAACATGCatggaacaaaaaacaaaaccactacaGTGATGTGAGCTGACAAAGTGATGAATGCTTTGGATAAATCCTTTGAAGAATGTTGTCTGACAGTGatcagaataaaaatgtatgatacaattaagaaaaagaaggtgcCCATAGATATGAAGCCACTGTTAGCAGTGACCACAAATTCTAGTCTGTAAGTGTCCATGCATGCAAGTTTCATAACCCTAGGAAAATCACAGTAAAAGCTCCCCACATTTTTAGGGCCACAGAAAGGTAAATTTATGACAAAAACAAACTGAGACACAGCATGGATCACCCCAATGATCCAAGCAGTCATTACCAAAAGCATGCACATTTTGAGATTCATAATAGTTAAGTAGTGGAGAGGCCTGCAAATTGCTGTGTACCTGTCATATGCCATGGCTATGAGCAGTATCATCTCAACTCCTCCCATGAcatgaataaaaaacatttgtATCATGCAACTATGGAAGGAGATGATTTTGCAATCACTGAAAAGATCAGAGATCATCCTAGGAACTGTGGTAGATGAAAGGCCCAGGTCAATGAATGATAAGTTGGCCAGCAGGATATACATGGGAGAGTGTAAGTGAGAATCAAAAATCACTGTAAACATAATGAAGAGGTTTCCCAAGATAATTCCCGCatagaataaagagaagaaaagaaaaagcaaaacctgCATTCCCAAGGATTGTGCAAGTCCCAGTAACACAAATTCATTTACCACAGAGCCATTTACTTGGTCCATGaaatcacaaagaagaaaagactgTGATGTggcctgaaagaaaagaaagaaggagtcaACTTTGAGGCTCTAAAAACAATGCGTCAAATGTtgataatataaaattatctgttgataacagatattttatttaattgatagtaaactatttataaaataatgggAACCCAGCGTATGGGTTTGGTAGTATGACCAAAACTGCACTCAGAGGCAATCTATTGCTTTAAATTgctctcatttgtttatttttttacatttatttatttttgggacagagagagacagagcatgaacgggggaggggcagagagagagggagacacagaatcggaaacaggctccaggctccgagccatcagcccagagcccgacgcggggctcgaactcacgggccgtgagatcgtgacctggctgaagtcggacgcttaaccgactgcgccacccaggcgccccagtaaattgCTCTCATTTGTTTAAATACCTGAAGTAATCAGGCAACTTAAGGAGtgagaaaagaatgcaaaaataaactcaaggaatatagatgagagaaaataataaaaattaaaaacaaaaataatatatattgaatcTTAAAAAATTGGAATAGTACACATGAGcatataaaaaagttaaaaaaaaaccaaaaagcagtcAAACTTTAACTGTTTTCAGATGACACAAttctctatgtggaaaacccaaaagactccaccaaaaaacttctagaactgatccatgactTCAATAAAGTCGTAGGACATAAATTCAGTGtaagaaattggttgcatttctatacaccaataatgaagcagcagaaagagaaataaaggaatcaatcctatttacaattgcaccaaaaaccataatatacctaggaataaacctaactatagagggaaaaaatctatacactgaaaactatagagatcttatgaaagaaattgaagaagacacaaaaaaatggaaaaacattccattccaTGGAAAAacatggtgctggcacaaaaacagatacatagatcattggaacagaatagagaacccagaaatggacccacaaacctatggccaactaatctttgacaaagcaggaaagaatatccaatggaaaaaagacagtctcttcagcaaatggtgttgagaaaactggacagcgacatgaagAATGgacccggaccactttcttataccatgcacaaaaataaactcaaaatggatgatagacctaaatgtaaaaatccgagaggagaaaatgggcagcaacatctttgacctcaaccacagcaaattcttacttggcatgtctctggaggcactggaaacaaaagcaaaaatgaactattgggacctcatcaaaataaaaagcttctgcacactgaaggaaacaatcagaaaactaaaaggcaaccaacagaatggcagaagatatttacaaacaacatatcagattaagggttagtatccaaaatttataaagaacttaaactcaacacccaaaaaccaaataatccagtgaagaaatggacaaaagacatgaacagacacttttccaaagaagacatccagatggctaacagacacgtgaaaaaaatgctcaacatcactcatcatgagggaaaagcaaatcaaaaccacaatgagctaccacctcacacctgtcagaatggctaacattaacaactaagGCAAcagacagatgttggcaaggatgctgaaaaagaggatctcttttgcactgctggtgggaatgcaagctggtgcagccactctgaaaaattGTGGAGCTTCctctaaagattaaaaatagaactactctatgacccaaaggatacaagtatgctgttttgaag
Proteins encoded:
- the LOC122467869 gene encoding olfactory receptor 4F6-like isoform X2, which codes for MDQVNGSVVNEFVLLGLAQSLGMQVLLFLFFSLFYAGIILGNLFIMFTVIFDSHLHSPMYILLANLSFIDLGLSSTTVPRMISDLFSDCKIISFHSCMIQMFFIHVMGGVEMILLIAMAYDRYTAICRPLHYLTIMNLKMCMLLVMTAWIIGVIHAVSQFVFVINLPFCGPKNVGSFYCDFPRVMKLACMDTYRLEFVVTANSGFISMGTFFFLIVSYIFILITVRQHSSKDLSKAFITLSAHITVVVLFFVPCMFLYVWPFPTKSMDTFFAIVDFVITPVLNPAIYTLRNRDMKAAMRRLSRQVVNTRK
- the LOC122467868 gene encoding LOW QUALITY PROTEIN: olfactory receptor 4F4-like (The sequence of the model RefSeq protein was modified relative to this genomic sequence to represent the inferred CDS: inserted 1 base in 1 codon), producing MVTEFIFLGLSNSQEFQIFLLXVFFIFYVGIVFGNLLIVITVASDSHLHSPMYFLLANLSLIDLCLSSVTAPKMIADFFSKRKVISFKGCLAQIFLVHFFGGSELVILIAMAFDRYVAICKPLRYSTVMCDHVCFGIVTAAWGTGFLHSVSQLAFAVNLPFCGPNEVDSFYCDLPRVIKLACIDTYRLDVMVIANSGVLTVCSFVFLIISYAIILVTIQQRPSDKSSKALSTLTAHITVVLLFFGPCIFIYAWPFPIKSLDKSLAVFYSVVTPLLNPIIYTLRNKDMKTAMRRLSKWNVNSSVKF
- the LOC122467869 gene encoding olfactory receptor 4F21-like isoform X1, with protein sequence MDQVNGSVVNEFVLLGLAQSLGMQVLLFLFFSLFYAGIILGNLFIMFTVIFDSHLHSPMYILLANLSFIDLGLSSTTVPRMISDLFSDCKIISFHSCMIQMFFIHVMGGVEMILLIAMAYDRYTAICRPLHYLTIMNLKMCMLLVMTAWIIGVIHAVSQFVFVINLPFCGPKNVGSFYCDFPRVMKLACMDTYRLEFVVTANSGFISMGTFFFLIVSYIFILITVRQHSSKDLSKAFITLSAHITVVVLFFVPCMFLYVWPFPTKSMDTFFAIVDFVITPVLNPAIYTLRNRDMKAAMRRLSRQVVSSREMS